The Opisthocomus hoazin isolate bOpiHoa1 chromosome 25, bOpiHoa1.hap1, whole genome shotgun sequence genome contains the following window.
TCGGGCTCCAGCAATAGCcccggcagctgctgctgggccaaccagccctgcctgcccagtGGCCGTGGAGCTCTGGGGTGGGCGGGCAGCAGCAATTTCTTTATTTAACCCAGCGTTTCTGAGCCGCCGAACGTTTCCTCTTTTCCATCGCAGAGAGGAAGGGCTGTACCACAGGCAGGACCCTCGTCCGCCTGCCCAGCCGTTAACCCTTGCCTTTCCCAGGTGGCCGGCGGTGCAGCATGCCTTTCTCCTGACCCCTGAGCCCGGGAAGCGGAGGTCCTGGTCCCCAGAGCGATGTCCGCCACGCGCGGCGATGGGGAGCACTGGCAGTCGCTGGAGTCGGTGGGGATCAGCCGGAAGGAGCTGGCGCTGGCGGAGGCTCTGCAGATGGAGTACGACGCGCTCTCCCGCCTGCGGCAGGACAAGGAGGAgagccgggccaagcagcggggagagcggcccctcatcTCCTGGGACGAGCCCGCCGAGAGGAACGGCTGCGCCGGCATCAAAGCGGCACGTGGACTCTCCGGCTCCGACCCCACACTCAGCTGCAACGTCCCAGTGGCACCCGAGGGTCCCCCCACGCCCGGACATCCCCCGGGCCCCAGTCCCCCCCggccggacccccagccctggctgaAGGGACCCTTGGCTGAGGACTACTTGTACATCTTTGAGGGGTCAGGGGGGGACTTCCTCGGGGAGCCCCTCAACGGCACCTCGCCCCACGACGGCGGGGACAGCTCCCCCAAAAAACTCTCgccgcccccgctgcccccccggcaccccctctGGAGCTCCCCGGAGGGGAGCCAGCGCTCGGGGAAGGGGTCCCCCCCACCCTCCAAAGGACCCCAGCCCAGGGACATCAACATGTTCTCAGCAGCCCAGGAGCGGGCTCACAGCAAGCTGCTCGGCCGCCGCATCTCCGAGGAGGACCCCTACGGCATCGCTGACTACGGCGGCATCAACGACGCCATCACCTGCCTCAACCTGAAGTCCACCTACGAGTCGGAGGTGCTGCGGGAGGCTGCTCGCGGCTGGAAGGAGGGCAGGAGCATCTTCGAGAAGGAATCGAGCGGCAAGCCGGTGGCACGGAGCAAGACCATGCCCCCCCAGGTCCCACCACGGACATACGTCTCCCGCTTCGGCAACCGGAAGAATCTGGCACTGAACAAGAACCGCAGGATCTCCGTCGATCCGGTAAGAGGCTTTTCTCTTGCTGTCTTGGAAGTGGAGCCGGGAACTTGGTGACTTTGCTGCGTTTCCTTCGCTTCGGGTTGGTTTTACTTGTCCCATCACCGGGGCTCTCAGAGCCTTGTCGGTGCATCACGGTCAGAGGTGTCCGCGCCCTGAGACCCCGTCCCCGGGGGTTGGTAAGAGCTTCCCAGATTGCGCAGCTCCCTGAGGGGCGCGGGATCCCGTAGCTGTGGCCAAAACCCTCTGGGGTGGGTGAACCAGGGCTGGGAAGCCAAGCAGAAGGACACGTCCCACCCGAGCAGGCGGGATGCTCTGGGCACAGCCGTCCCGAGCGCTGCCTCGTCTCCGCACCCTCGTGCCCGGAAACCGCTGGGGCTGACCCTGGCCATTGCTGTCACCCCCCAGCATCCTGGGGATGCAAGCAAGCGCTGCCAGCTCCGGAGGCCACGCTGCAGGTGGTTTGCAGCGGGCTCGTGTCCTGCCAGCTCACGAAACGTCACAAGATCCTCCGGAAAGAGCCGGGAGTCTCCTCCCGAGAGCTGGGCGATCGCTTTCCTGTTCGGCTCGCGACCTCCTTTCCGATCCCAGCTCCCTTCTTCCCTCCATAGGGCAGCGAGCGGGGTATCTCCCCTCCGCACTCGGAGGCACTGGGGGGCTGCTGGCGCTGTCGCCGTCCCTCTCCTGGGGCTGTCAGGTCCccctgtccctgccagggtgcccGTTGCAGGGACAAAGCCACGGCTCATCCCACCTCCAGCAAGAGGAGGAGATAAATAACGGGAGAAGTCGCCTTCCTTGCAgggtcccccctccccagggagcgAGGGATGCAGCTAGGGACTGCTTGGCTGCGTAAGTCACTCTCGGCTTTCTCGGTGTCAGAAACCAATTATAAAAGAGCATTAAAATTGTCTTTAGCGGCTGCTGtgttctctgcctttctctgcctCCCATTAGCTCTGGCTGGGTTAATTGCTCTGACAGTGGGGCCATTGTTCGCTGGGAAAGAGCAACGGAGGcccggggacccccgggtgcGGGGGGAGCCTGGCACGGCGGCGCGGTGGGAGACCGAtgtgcggggccgggcgcgggcagggctctgctgcagcaccTCGGTAGCGTGGGGACAGTCCCTGCCTGTCCCACAGCGTCCTCGGGTCCGTCTCTGCCCATCCCTCATCTCCACTGGGGAAGCTTTTGGAAACAACCTGGACACGGCCAGTtttgggggctggggcagcaaaACCTCGGGGCTCCCTTCTCCCAGCCATGGGGAAGGTGCTGGTGGAGATGTGGGTGATGCGTCCTGCAGCGGGTGCCTGCCCGGCCCCAACCCCTCCCGTGCTGGTCCAGgtccccctgcgccgctgcaGAGCTGCCTTTCCCCCGGCCGCAGCAACGCCGGGGCCAGCAAAGGCTCTCGGTGCCTGGTGCTCTGACGGGGGGATCTGGCAAACCCGTCCCAGGCGGGCGGTGGGCTGGAGCCCCCAGGGACGCTGCAGCCGGCTGACGGGCTTGTGCTCTACCCTGTAGGTTGCCCCCCGGCCGCACTCCTTCACCAACGGCTACGAGCTCTTCGAAGTCTCTGAGGAGCGGGATGAggaggtggctgctttctgccaCATGCTCGACGTGTGAGTACCTGGCCGGGGCTGGAGCATCCCACTGCAAAATGCCCCAAAACAGGCATTTTTTGGGGCGGTGGGGCAAAAACCCAGAGCAAGGCAGCATCTCTGACCTGTCCCTGCCTCCGCAGGCTGCGATCTGGCTACAGCACCGAGGACTATTCCCTCACCGGCGTGGTGTGGAGTGCCGTCAACCTCAGCCCCGAGCAGCTGGGCCACGGCGTCAGCCTGAAGGTGACGGTGCTGTGTGACAGCCTGCGGGAACCCCTCACCTTCACCTGCGACTGTAAGTGTCCCGTGCGACGCGGCCGCTCGCCCGTCTCCCCTTGCAGCAAGCTCTGGGGAACCCGGGGTGATATGAAGTGGGGACAGACCCCAGCAACACCGGGGTGGAGGATCTGGGGGGGGTTCCCACCATCCCCGGGGCTCaggatgctgctgcttctccccgcAGGCTCCTCCACTGTGGACCTGCTGATCTACCAGGCGCTGTGCTACACGCACGATGAGCTGCACGCCGTCGACGTCGAGGACTTCGTGCTGAAGATCTGTGGTTTGGAGGAGTTCCTGCAGAAGTGAGTGTTGTGGCAGGGGGGATGACGCAACGCAGTCATCCTGGGGCTCACGCGCTCGGCCGGGCTTGCCCCGTGCGTGGCCTCGGCTGGGTGTGATGGGAGGTCAGGGCTGATCTCGGTCAGCACAGCGGGAGCCTCTCCGCTTGGTTTCCTGCCTCCCGAGCCACGGCGATGATCTTGCCAAAACCAGCATGTTGGGAGCATCTTTCCCGGTGGCGGGGTATCCATCACGCTGACCCTGGCGCGCCTGGAGACAGGCCTGAAAACCAGGGAGCTGCCAAAAAAGCTCTTTGGAGGAGTATTAATAACAGCCATGTCAGCGAGcggagcagcagagcccagcttctccctgtttAAATTGCAGGAGAAGGTGGAGAAGGGACGTGTCGGGGGGAGCGGGTGTGGGGGGCACGGGAGCATCACGGCTGCAGTGGGCTCCCTCGGCTGCGGAGCCAGGGATGGGCGATGGGGACCAAGACCTGCCCAGATCCCTCCCCGCCATGCTGCCTTTCCCGGAGGAAGGCTGCGTTCCcagaggggtctgggggtccGGCAGCTCgggagagctctctgcagaggaagctgcagcagcCACACGTGCCACGGGCACACGCCGTCCTTCCCGACGGCTCGGTGCAGCCAGCCAGCTCCCGCTGCTGGAGACCTGCCCTGGGCCTGGCCCCGCCGCGGGAAATCTGCGGGAGCTTTGCCATGGCCTCCGGGAGCTGCCGGTTTGGGCCCCAAAGGGGCGACTGGGAATTGCTCAGCCCAGGAGAGCCTGCGCAGCATCCGTACAGAGGGCGAGCGGAGCCCAGCCCCGGCTCCTGCCTGCCCGGCACGGCCGGCTGAAGCGGTTCTTCCCGTCGATgctgagccctgctgctgctgagcagcccgGTGcacgtgtgtgcacgtgtgtgcacgtgtgtgcgtACGTCCTCGCACACAGCAAGCTGCTGACTAGCCCTGGGTGCGGCAGCGTGCCCGTACATCTGCCCCGTACAGCAAACCTCTGCCCTGGGCGGCTCGGGGCTACCAGGGAGCACCCAGCTGTAGCTTGGAGGGCATTTCCCAAAGGGATGAGCCTCCTGCTTTTATGGCAGGGAGCGGCATCCTGGGTGCGGAGCGGGACAGCCCGTCCCCGGCGAGCGTTTCCCCGGGAGCTGGTGCAGGCAGGCACTGCCGTATCTCCCGGGGCCCTCAAAGGACCTTTGAGAGAGCCCTGGGACATAAAGCCCTTTTGTCGCCGGTCTTTTCTTTCCACATCTTCCCCGTGGTGGAGGAGATGCTGTAAGTGCCAAAACCCTCCCTGCGGAGCCGGTCGGGCCCTCGAGCCCTGCACACCAGCCTGAGCTCCTCTCCCGTGCAGGGGTGCGCAGGATGCCGGCGCTGCGGGTGCGTTGCTGCAGGCAAGGCTCcgtgcagccccttccccacactCGTCTTGCCCATCGTCCCAGCCACGGGGCAGGACGTGGCACTGGTGGCCACGCACTGATCAgactgtccctgtcccctgcagcctcccacaccccCTTGGCACCCGTGGCTCTGCCGCGCCGGCCAGGGCTGAATCAGCTCCTTCTCCCCCGCAGCCAGCAAGGAAAGTGGGTCTGGACGGCAagctctgccagtcctgctctgggGGGAGTGCCTGTGCTGGTGGGCACGGTGGGACCAGGCTGTCACCCCCTGCTCCGGGGCTCACCCCGGTCCCGCTGTCAGCCGGAGCATCCTCCGGCTCCTCGGGTCCACGCTTCCCACGCGTCAGCAGGCAGGTCCAGGCATGACGGGCTCCTCCACGCCCGCTCCTGCTCCGCCGTcccggctgggctgggcacagcttTTTGCAGGGTGTAGGGGAAGGAGAGAAGACAATAGCTTATTCTTCGGGTTTCCTAGCACAAGCGGTGTGGTGCCATGAACGTCCGTTTGCGGGCGAGGCAGCTGCAGCCGAGCGCCAGCCAACGCTGCCTGGCCACGGGACGCTGGGATGGGGCATCGCGGGTTGAATTTTGGGgtgtggggtgggatggagaggggccACGGGCTCAGCGTGCGGTCTCCGTCCCCGCAGCAAGCACGCGCTGGGCAGCCACGAGTACATCCAGCACTGCCGGAAGTTCGACATCGACATCCGCCTGCAGCTGATGAAGAGGAAGGGGGTGCGCAGCGAGCTGGCCCGGACGGTGGGTGCCCGGGTGCGGGGGACAGCGCGGGGATGGCCCTGCCACCTCCCTGCTGCGGGAGCACCCGTCTGCAGCCGAGCTGCGGCACAGCATCTCTCCATCTCCAGGCAAACGATGACCAGAGCCCCTCCACCCTCAACCACTACATCCACCTCCAGGAGAGACCCATCAAGCAGACCATCAGCAGGTAGAGGGGACACGGCGGGACCGGCCTCCTGCACTGGGTgcccgcccggccggggctgAGCTCTGCTCTCTGTCTCCCAGACAGGCCCTGAGTCTCCTCTTCGACACCTTCCACAACGAAGTGGATGCTTTCCTGGCAGCCGAGGTGAGCACCAGGGACGGAGGGGGCATTTTTGGGGTCACCTTGTCTGATTTGCTATGGACTCTTTCCTCTTTTCGTTACGGGGCTCTGAAGGTGCATCAGAGAAAGGGAAAGGTGTGaaaggaggggaaactgaggcaggggctgGTGCACCTCCCCATGCATGGAGTATGGACCTCAGCTGCCCAGGGGTCCTGCGTCAgcccccctctctgccccccaGGGCGACTTCCCGCTGAAGGCAGAACGGGTGATCCAGTCGGTCATGGCCATCTGCAACGCCCTGGCTGCCGTGGAGTCCCAGGAGATCACGGCCGCCCTCAACCAGatgcccccctgcccctcccgcATGCAGCCCAAAATCCAGAAGGTCAGTGATGGGTCCCTGGTCCCTGGGGGTGCGGGACTGGGGCGCTCAGCTGGGAGGTGCAGAGGGGAAGCACATTCTCACATCTgacttctttccctccttcctcccgcCGTACCACGTGGAAAATTCCTCAATagctgggagcaggcagctgcctggccgTGCTGCCTGCTCCGGCAGCCGAGGAGCCCGGGCTGGTTGCGTCAAGCGGCTGCCTTGGCGAGCTGCTCCCCGCCGACAGCGCGGGGCCGATTCTGATGTTGctcttgtggtttcttttttcctcaacaGGATCCAAATGTTCTGGCCAAGAGGGAAAATCGAGGTATTTctgttctcctcctccccttctggGCTCAAGTTCTTGGTGCTTTTAATCTTCAAACCCCTCCTCCTCAGTTATTAAGGCCAAAAATGTGTTTGAAACTGTTCTGGTTAAGAAAAGAGGGTTTCTGGAGGCAATGGCTGTTATTCCTCCCCATGAACTCAGCAAAGTGGGAAGCCTGAAATTCTCCCTCTCGCCCACTTTGTCCCCGGGGAGACCAGCCCGAGGtccatccctggggtccctccagcaccccgaCCCCCGCCCAGAGGGACGCCACAGGGGCAGCGGGGCCAGCAGCCGCCCCGTCTCACCcctgtcccccctcccctgcagagAGGATTGTGGAGAGCCTGACGGCCGCCATCCTCAACCTGGTTGAGCTCTACTGCAGCACCTTCAACGCCGACTTCCAGACGGCCGTGCACGGGAGCCGGGAGCACGGCGTGGCGCAGGAGGCTCGCCTGCTCTCCTGCCCGCTCTCCTTCACCGTCTATGCCACCCACCGCATCCCCATCACCTGGGCTGCCAGGTAAGGGCAGCTGCCTGGCCTTGCTCAGCCTCTGCCTGCCCATCCTGGGGCTCACACCCGTGTTAAATCCCTCTCCTGGGTCACTGAGGAGGGTGTCCCTGTCCCAGATATTCAGCAGGCATGGAGGGAATAAGAGCTAACCCGCCCCAAGCCTCCCAAAGGGCAGGGGTATGGGGATGCTGGTGCTCGGCGGGTGGTGAGGGACACTCAGAGCCAGCTGATGCCGGAGCCTCTGGGCGCGAGCGGGTGCGACGGGCTCTACCGTGCTCTCCCATCCCAACCCCACGAATCCCCGGGGCTGCAGCGTCGCTCCGGGGCTCGCTGCCTCCCCGGGGATGTGACAGATGGCCCTGGtgcagcggggccgggctgccctCGCCCCACATCGGCAGCGTGCTCCTTTGTTGGGTGCCGCGGTGCCCGTACCCGTTTTCGTCCCTGCgccaggggccggcggggctCCGGGCGGGCAGCAGGAGCCGGCCACGGGGAGGGCGTGCGAGGCAGCGGCATCGGCAGCAGCCACCCCGCCGGGGACCCCTCGCCTTTGTCCTGTCCTTAATGTATTCCCCTTGGTGACTGGCTCCGAACAAAGCGGGTAGCCTGGGAAATGCCGGCATCCCCTGACCTCCggcgccccgcagccctccccggaTTGTCGCTCGGCACCTGCCACATGGCagggctcccccccgccccggcagccccctgTGTGATGGTATGCGCAGTGGCATATGGCGATGGGGACGGGGGCTGCTGGTTCTGCACCCCCTCCCTGGTGCAGCCCCCTTCCCGagcccagcctgggcagcacctccatcctccccaccccgctgagGCAGGGTTTGCCCCATGGTGGGGTGAACCCCTGGGTGCTGGCTCCCCTGCCCCAGGCAaagccccccttcccccccccagctcacagctccctctgctccccttgCAGCTACGAAGATTTCTACCTCTCCTGCTCCCTCAGCCATGGCGGCAAGGAGCTGTGCAACCCCCTGCTCACCAAGAAGGCCCATGTCTACAAATACCTCTTCCACCTCATCATATGGGACCAGCAGTAAGGCAGCGCCCTGTCCACGGGGCAGGCAGGGGGTCCCTGgtgccatcctcttcctcctcctcctcccctgctccagcggcTCCTCTCTGTGCCTCTCCCTGCTTTTTGGGTGTCGGAAGCTCTCGTGTCATCCCCAGGAATAGCCCCAGTGCCAGCCCCGCGCTCCCTGGACCTGCATGTCTGCCCCCGGGAAAggagatctgctccaaaaataacGCCGGGAGCAGGCGGGGCGGCCGTGCCGAGCCCTCGCCACGCCTGGCATTGGCAGTGGCCCGGGGAGGTGGGGATGGGACGGGATAATTTTAGAAGGCGCCGGTGCCCCCCAAGGACAGGCGCCGAGCGGCCGGTGGGGAACGGAGTCGTGCCCGTCCCCTCCGAGGGGCAATCCCCCGCCCGTGCCCACCCGTGGGGGGGGTGTAGCTGCCACCCTGGGCTCCCCGGGAGCGTCGGAGAGGAGCCGGAGCCTCAGCCCCGGGGTCCCACGCAGCCACGGGACGAGGTCAGTGTAAGGTGGGGGccccccacagcagcccccaTGCCCTGCGGTCACCTTCCCGGGACAGAGAGCAGCGGGGCTCCCTGGTTCTGGGAGAGGATGGGGCTACACAAGCAGCTGGCTCTCCCCGAAACCGGCTGCCTCCCATGGGTGTCTGCCCATGATGTGGGACCTCCATCCCATGCCGGGGCAGCCCAATGCCAGCAGCAAAGGCGTCTCTTGAGCCGGGTTTTCCTGGGGCACGCTTGGCATCCCAGGGTGGGGGGCTCGGTGCCGCTGACAGCACCCATCCCTCTCTTGCAGGATCTGCTTCCCCGTCCAGGTGAACCGTCTGCCGCGGGAGACGCTGCTCAGCGTCACGCTCTTCGCCGTGCCCGTCCCGCCCCCGGGGAGCTCCTCCGACGCCAACAAGCAGCGGCGGGTCCCCGAAgccttgggctgggtgaccacccCCCTCTTCAACTTCAGGCAGTACGTGGGGTGTCCTGCTGCGATGGGCGCAGCGAGGGACCGTGCCGGCGTCCCCGGAGTGTGGCAGGAGGGTCCCCAGCGCCTCAGCTCAGCAAGGGGACAGCATCGCTGCGGCGGTgccaccctcctgccccagcagaccAACTCCCCATGCCAGGCTCTcacccctccttctcctccagggtcctgacCTGTGGGCGAAAGCTCCTGGGCTTGTGGCCTGCGACCCAAGACAACTCCAGAGCCAGGTCGAGTGCCCCCAACTTCCACCAGCCCGACAGCGTCATCCTGCAGGTACAGCCTTGCGGCGGGGGGTCCCAGGAGACACACACGCCCCGAGCCCCACGTGCGGACCCCGCTCACCCTCTGCCTCTGCCCCAGATCGACTTCCCCACCTCCGCCTTCGAGGTGAAGTTCACCAGCCCGCTGGCAGCCGGGTTCAGCCCCAAGTACGAGTTCGGCAGCCTGGGGGAGGAGGACCAGCGCAAGCTGCGGGAGGCGATGCAGAAGAAATCACTCTACTGGTAAGCAACCCGGCGTGGGGATGGCGTCACcctgcctgggggtctctgctgaTACACCCCCAGCGCTGTCCCAGCACGCACAGGGGGGATCTGAGGGTCCGACCCTGCCTCTGGCCGCCAGCGGCTCGGGGTGAGGATGGAGCCTGGCATCTGTCAGAGCTGCCGGTGCTCAGTCCTCCTGCGCTCTGCTCTCGCCGGCTGCCCCTCTCTGGGGAGGGTCTCTCGAGCCACATCCCCCCCAGTGGGGACGGCTGCCCGGCCCCTCGTCCAGCCCGGTGTGGCCGAGCCGGCCGGAGCCCTCCGGCGCTGGCTGGAAACGGGAGGATCAGATGTCGGCAGCTGCACCGGGATCTGCTGCGCAGGACGGCGCTGACGCTCCTTGCAAAAAATGGCTGGAGGGCACGGCCAGCCCGGCCGGCACGGCGGTCCCCGGGCAGGGGGACAGCAGCTCGGTCACCCCTGTGCACGGGTGCTCGGGTCCTGGCTGTCCCCTGGGGAACGGGGCGCAGTGTAGGGACGGGATGCCCCATCCCCAGCCATGCCGTCCCCTCTGTTGCCTCGAGCCTGAGCCgtgcccccccgtccccccgctgcCGTAGGCTGATGGACGCCGACCGCAAGCGGCTGTGGGAGAAGCGGTA
Protein-coding sequences here:
- the PIK3C2B gene encoding phosphatidylinositol 4-phosphate 3-kinase C2 domain-containing subunit beta, with protein sequence MSATRGDGEHWQSLESVGISRKELALAEALQMEYDALSRLRQDKEESRAKQRGERPLISWDEPAERNGCAGIKAARGLSGSDPTLSCNVPVAPEGPPTPGHPPGPSPPRPDPQPWLKGPLAEDYLYIFEGSGGDFLGEPLNGTSPHDGGDSSPKKLSPPPLPPRHPLWSSPEGSQRSGKGSPPPSKGPQPRDINMFSAAQERAHSKLLGRRISEEDPYGIADYGGINDAITCLNLKSTYESEVLREAARGWKEGRSIFEKESSGKPVARSKTMPPQVPPRTYVSRFGNRKNLALNKNRRISVDPVAPRPHSFTNGYELFEVSEERDEEVAAFCHMLDVLRSGYSTEDYSLTGVVWSAVNLSPEQLGHGVSLKVTVLCDSLREPLTFTCDCSSTVDLLIYQALCYTHDELHAVDVEDFVLKICGLEEFLQNKHALGSHEYIQHCRKFDIDIRLQLMKRKGVRSELARTANDDQSPSTLNHYIHLQERPIKQTISRQALSLLFDTFHNEVDAFLAAEGDFPLKAERVIQSVMAICNALAAVESQEITAALNQMPPCPSRMQPKIQKDPNVLAKRENRERIVESLTAAILNLVELYCSTFNADFQTAVHGSREHGVAQEARLLSCPLSFTVYATHRIPITWAASYEDFYLSCSLSHGGKELCNPLLTKKAHVYKYLFHLIIWDQQICFPVQVNRLPRETLLSVTLFAVPVPPPGSSSDANKQRRVPEALGWVTTPLFNFRQVLTCGRKLLGLWPATQDNSRARSSAPNFHQPDSVILQIDFPTSAFEVKFTSPLAAGFSPKYEFGSLGEEDQRKLREAMQKKSLYWLMDADRKRLWEKRYYCHAAPGALPMLLASAPSWEWACLPDIYALLSQWTYMSHQDALGLLHATFPDQEVRRTAVQWIDSISDTELLDYLPQLVQALKYECYLDSPLVRFLMKRAICDLKITHYFFWLLKDGLKDSQFSIRYQYLLAALLCCCGKGLREEFDRQCLLVNTLARLAQQVRDAAPSARQGILREGLEDVKQFFKANGSCRLPLSPSLLVKGIVPRDCSYFNSNAVPLKLSFQNVDPLGENIRVIFKCGDDLRQDMLTLQMIRIMNKIWVQEGLDMRMVIFRCFSTGRGRGMVEMIPNAETLRKIQVEHGVTGSFKDRPLADWLQKHNPEEDEYEKAVENFIYSCAGCCVATYVLGICDRHNDNIMLKTTGHMFHIDFGRFLGHAQMFGNIKRDRAPFVFTSDMAYVINGGDKPSSRFHDFVDLCCQAYNLIRKHTHLFLNLLGLMLSCGIPELSDLEDLKYVYDALRPQDSDADATTYFTRLIESSLGSVATKLNFFIHNLAQMKFTGSDARPTLSFAPRMHTIKTSGRIRDVFLCRHERVFNPSKGYTYVVKVQRESPGEVTFVQRTFEEFQELHNKLRLLFPSSLLPSFPSRFVIGRSRGEAVAERRKEELNGYIWHLIHAAPEVAECDLIYTFFHPLPRDEKAAGTNPTPKPADATWARPLGKVGGEVKLSISYKNNKLFIMVMHIRGLPPLQDGNDPDPYVKTYLLPDPQKTTKRKTKVARKTCNPTYNEMLVYDGIPRGDLQQRELRLSVLSEEGFWENILLGEVGIRLRDLDLAQEKMGWFALGSRGHGTL